A region from the Aliarcobacter thereius LMG 24486 genome encodes:
- a CDS encoding DUF6172 family protein: MKKQFLIDVVNKTRDRQVDSIKNEIRKYIKREKSKKLPESFNTWFFDCKFGKSIEEAIEISFADIIKSVDFANKENYSSFYLEIIASAIFKEKKQSIDDEIIED, translated from the coding sequence ATGAAAAAACAATTTTTAATAGATGTAGTTAATAAAACAAGAGATAGACAAGTTGATAGCATAAAAAATGAGATTAGAAAATATATAAAAAGAGAAAAAAGTAAAAAACTACCTGAAAGCTTTAATACATGGTTTTTTGATTGTAAATTTGGAAAATCAATAGAAGAGGCAATTGAGATAAGCTTTGCAGATATTATAAAATCTGTTGATTTTGCAAATAAAGAGAACTATTCAAGTTTTTATTTAGAGATTATTGCAAGTGCGATTTTTAAAGAAAAGAAACAATCTATTGATGATGAAATTATAGAAGATTAG